A DNA window from Hordeum vulgare subsp. vulgare chromosome 1H, MorexV3_pseudomolecules_assembly, whole genome shotgun sequence contains the following coding sequences:
- the LOC123434804 gene encoding AAA-ATPase At2g46620: protein MPLDGGGGGAAVMFVAYAALAVAAVRAVLSYKSAAHAARRLWRWADEWAQAYQYYEVPRFAGEGAENPLFRKAAAYVASLPSLEDADAACVLSSASKSNDFSLQLGPGHTAHDAFLGARLAWTNGGERLVLRVRRHDRTRVLRPYLQHVESVADEMELRRRDLRLYANTGAALAPRWSSAPFTHPATLDTVAMDPDLKTRVRSDLESFLKGRAYYHRLGRVWRRSYLLYGPPGTGKSTFAAAMARFLGYDVYDIDLSRAGTDDLRALLLDTAPRSVILVEDLDRYLRGGDGETSAARAARVLGFMDGLSSCCGEERVMVFTMSGGGKEGVDPAVLRPGRLDVHIHFTMCDFDGFKALASNYLGLKDHKLYPQVEEGFHAGARLSPAELGEIMLANRGSPSRALRTVISALQHVVAAPPAHGRTSTTAARPPRLTSRLSGHLDGSSSPAAESQSPVAACAGGGFGKDAPMREFKKLYGLIKIRSRKEGGVVPVDDTASANGRGSDASSEKDR, encoded by the coding sequence ATGCCgctggacggcggcggcggcggggcggcggtcaTGTTCGTGGCGTACGCGGCCCTGGCCGTGGCGGCGGTGCGGGCGGTGCTGTCCTACAAGTCGGCGGCGCACGCGGCGCGCCGGCTGTGGCGGTGGGCGGACGAGTGGGCGCAGGCGTACCAGTACTACGAGGTGCCGCGCTTCGCCGGCGAAGGGGCCGAGAACCCGCTCTTCCGCAAGGCGGCGGCGTACGTGGCGTCGCTGCCGTCGCTCGAGGACGCGGACGCCGCCTGCGTGCTCTCCTCCGCCAGCAAGAGCAACGACTTCTCGCTCCAGCTCGGCCCGGGCCACACCGCGCACGACGCCTTCCTTGGCGCGCGCCTCGCGTGGACCAACGGCGGGGAGCGCCTGGTCCTCCGCGTGCGCCGCCATGACCGCACGCGCGTGCTGCGCCCCTACCTGCAGCACGTCGAGTCCGTCGCCGACGAGATGGAGCTGCGCCGCCGCGACCTGCGGCTCTACGCCAACACCGGCGCCGCCCTCGCGCCGCGCTGGTCGTCCGCGCCCTTCACTCACCCGGCCACGCTCGACACGGTGGCCATGGACCCGGACCTCAAGACCCGCGTCCGCTCCGACCTGGAGAGCTTCCTCAAGGGCCGCGCCTACTACCACCGCCTGGGCCGCGTCTGGCGCCGGAGCTACCTGCTGTACGGCCCGCCCGGCACCGGCAAGTCCACGTTCGCCGCCGCGATGGCGAGGTTCCTCGGGTACGACGTCTACGACATCGATCTCTCCCGCGCCGGCACCGACGACCTCCGCGCGCTGCTCCTGGACACCGCCCCGCGGTCGGTCATCCTCGTGGAGGACCTCGACCGGTACCTGCGCGGCGGCGACGGGGAGACGTCGGCGGCGCGGGCCGCCAGGGTGCTGGGGTTCATGGACGGGCTTTCGTCGTGCTGCGGCGAGGAGCGCGTGATGGTCTTCACCATGAGCGGCGGCGGCAAGGAGGGCGTGGACCCGGCCGTGCTGCGGCCGGGGAGGCTGGACGTGCACATCCACTTCACCATGTGCGACTTCGACGGCTTCAAGGCGCTGGCCAGCAACTACCTGGGCCTCAAGGACCACAAGCTCTACCCTCAGGTGGAGGAGGGCTTCCACGCCGGCGCCCGCCTGAGCCCGGCCGAGCTCGGCGAGATCATGCTCGCCAACCGCGGATCCCCGAGCCGCGCGCTGCGCACCGTCATCAGCGCGCTGCAgcacgtggtggcggcgccgcCGGCGCACGGGCGGACGAGCACAACCGCCGCGCGGCCTCCCAGGCTGACCTCAAGGCTGTCCGGGCACCTCGACGGGTCCTCCAGCCCGGCGGCGGAGAGCCAGTCGCCGGTGGCTGCCTGCGCCGGCGGGGGGTTCGGGAAGGACGCGCCGATGAGGGAGTTCAAGAAGCTGTACGGGCTGATCAAGATCAGGAGCCGCAAGGAGGGCGGCGTGGTGCCGGTGGACGACACGGCGTCGGCCAACGGGCGGGGCAGCGACGCCAGCAGCGAGAAGGACCGGTGA